A region from the Cannabis sativa cultivar Pink pepper isolate KNU-18-1 chromosome 9, ASM2916894v1, whole genome shotgun sequence genome encodes:
- the LOC115724153 gene encoding uncharacterized protein LOC115724153 isoform X1, giving the protein MGASRKLQGEIDRVLKKVQEGVDVFDSIWNKVYDTDNANQKEKFEADLKKEIKKLQRYRDQIKTWIQSSEIKDKKVCLSVSASYEQALVDARKQIEREMERFKICEKETKTKAFSKEGLGQQPKTDPKEKAKAETRDWLNNVVSELESQIDNFEAEIEGLTVKKGKARPPRLVHLEESITRHKAHIMKLELILRLLDNDELSPEQVNDVKDFLDDYVERNQEDFDEFCDVDELYISLPLDKVEALEELVTIAPSSLVKAAPILGLKSLTVPATQIPATVSSTHQQTTSVQEPVEEPTSQESAVDTVAKTPPPKSSVISSSTATTPAGSHTHTASAPVNIPTHNLAGVSLGSPNLQGSSSVRVTESAGATISSPVSLSTSVKEEEIGSFPGRRSSPSLTDTGLGRGIGRGSLSSQPSSSIPINSGNVNPGSSTLGVVPSDMTKRNILGGDERVGSSGMVQPLVSPISNRMFLPTKADGTGSLDSSNVSDAAALAGRVFSPSGVSSMQWKTGAEPGQFRGRTEVAPDLREKYLQRLHQVQQGHSNMIQTLTGGNHKPFSAQQPNPLLQQFNSQNPSVPSQAGLGLGVQNSGIGPVTSSTLQQQQTSSIHQPSNPSVLVSSGTKESELGHAKVDEQQQQNLPDDSAVDSTAASSGIAKNLMNEDDMKAPYAIDSPTGVSGSLTEPAQGPRDIDLSPGQPLQANQSSGSLGVIGRRSVSDLGAIGDNITGSTAMSGALHDQSYNVQMLEAAYYKLPQPKDSERARSYNPRHPASTPPSYPQVQAPIVNNPAFWERLGLEPYGTDTLFFSFYYQQNTYQQYLAAKELKKQSWRYHRKYNTWFQRHEEPKVATDEYEQGTYVYFDFHIANDDLQHGWCQRIKTEFTFEYNYLEDELIV; this is encoded by the exons ATGGGAGCCAGTCGGAAGCTCCAGGGCGAGATCGACCGCGTTCTCAAAAAGGTCCAGGAAGGCGTTGATGTCTTTGACAGTATTTGGAATAag gTTTACGATACGGACAATGCTAATCAGAAGGAGAAGTTTGAAGCTGATTTGAAGAAGGAGATTAAGAAGTTACAAAGGTATAGAGATCAAATCAAGACTTGGATTCAGTCCAGTGAGATTAAGGATAAGAAGGTCTGTTTGTCT GTTAGTGCCTCTTATGAGCAGGCCCTCGTTGATGCTCGTAAACAAATCGAACGTGAAATGGAAAGATTTAAGATCTGTGAAAAGGAAACCAAAACTAAAGCATTTTCTAAAGAAGGGTTGGGACAACAACCTAAAACA GATCCGAAAGAGAAGGCTAAAGCAGAAACAAGGGATTGGTTAAACAATGTG GTTTCTGAGTTAGAATCACAGATTGACAACTTTGAAGCTGAGATTGAAGGACTCACTGTTAAGAAAGGAAAAGCAAGACCACCTAGATTG GTCCATTTAGAGGAATCTATTACTCGACACAAGGCTCATATTATGAAGTTAGAACTGATATTGAGACTGTTGGATAACGATGAATTGAGTCCAGAGCAGGTCAATGATGTTAAAGACTTCTTGGATGACTATGTGGAGCGTAACCAG GAAGACTTTGATGAGTTCTGTGACGTTGATGAGCTTTATATTTCATTACCATTGGACAAGGTGGAGGCACTCGAAGAACTTGTCACAATTGCACCTTCTAGTCTTGTTAAG GCTGCACCAATCCTTGGATTGAAGTCTTTAACAGTACCAGCAACTCAAATTCCT GCCACTGTATCTTCCACTCATCAGCAAACTACTTCTGTCCAAGAACCAGTTGAAGAGCCAACTTCCCAGGAGAGTGCCGTTGATACAGTCGCAAAAACTCCGCCTCCCAAAAGTAGTGTGATAAGTTCTTCAACTGCAACCACTCCAGCTGGAAGTCATACTCATACAGCTTCAGCACCTGTGAATATTCCAACTCATAATCTGGCTGGTGTTTCGCTTGGTTCTCCAAACCTGCAAGGTTCAAGTTCTGTTAGGGTTACTGAGAGTGCTGGGGCTACTATATCTTCTCCTGTAAGTTTATCTACATCTgtaaaggaagaagaaataggAAGCTTTCCTGGTCGCAGATCATCTCCATCTCTTACAGACACTGGACTTGGAAGGGGCATTGGTAGAGGCAGTCTTTCAAGCCAGCCTTCATCTAGCATCCCTATTAATTCTGGTAATGTAAATCCTGGTAGTAGCACCCTTGGTGTTGTCCCATCTGACATGACCAAGAGAAACATTTTGGGAGGTGATGAGAGAGTTGGGAGCAGTGGCATGGTGCAACCTCTTGTTTCCCCTATAAGTAATAGGATGTTCTTGCCTACAAAGGCTGATGGAACAGGCTCACTTGATTCTAGTAATGTTAGTGATGCTGCTGCATTAGCTGGCAGAGTTTTTTCCCCATCTGGTGTTTCTAGCATGCAATGGAAGACAGGAGCTGAACCA GGACAATTTCGTGGAAGAACTGAAGTTGCACCAGATCTGAGGGAGAAATATTTGCAGCGGCTCCATCAAGTGCAGCAAGGCCATAGTAACATGATTCAAACACTTACCGGAGGAAATCATAAGCCGTTTTCAGCACAACAGCCAAATCCACTGTTGCAACAG TTTAATTCTCAAAATCCATCTGTCCCCTCTCAAGCCGGTCTGGGACTTGGAGTTCAGAATTCAGGCATTGGACCTGTTACTTCTTCCACGCTGCAACAGCAGCAGACGAGTTCCATCCATCAACCATCTAATCCATCCGTGTTGGTTTCTAGTGGCACAAAAGAATCCG AACTTGGCCATGCAAAAGTTGATGAGCAGCAGCAACAGAATTTACCTGACGATTCAGCCGTTGATTCTACTGCTGCAAGTTCTGGGATTGCAAAGAATCTTATGAATGAGGATGACATGAAAGCTCCATATGCGATTGATTCTCCG ACAGGAGTTTCTGGCTCCTTAACAGAGCCAGCTCAAGGGCCAAGAGATATTGATCTCTCTCCTGGACAACCTTTACAGGCCAATCAATCTTCCGGTAGCTTAGGTGTTATTGGTAGAAGAAGCGTTTCTGATCTGGGTGCCATTGGTGACAATATTACCGGGTCAACTGCAATGTCCGGGGCATTGCATGACCAATCATATAATGTTCAGATGCTTGAAGCTGCTTATTACAAACTTCCACAACCCAAAGATTCTGAACGTGCAAGGAGTTATAATCCG AGACACCCCGCAAGTACTCCTCCAAGTTACCCTCAAGTACAGGCACCGATTGTTAACAATCCCGCGTTCTGGGAACGATTAGGTCTTGAACCTTATGGAACTGAcactcttttcttctctttttactATCAACAG AATACATATCAACAATATTTAGCCGCAAAAGAATTAAAGAAACAGTCGTGGAGATACCACAGAAAGTACAACACATGGTTTCAGCGACACGAGGAACCAAAAGTTGCTACAGATGAATATGAACAAGGAACATATGTCTACTTCGACTTCCATATTGCCAATGATGATTTACAACATGGATG GTGTCAGCGGATCAAGACAGAGTTCACCTTCGAGTATAATTATCTTGAAGATGAACTTATTGTATAG
- the LOC115724153 gene encoding uncharacterized protein LOC115724153 isoform X6, translating into MGASRKLQGEIDRVLKKVQEGVDVFDSIWNKVYDTDNANQKEKFEADLKKEIKKLQRYRDQIKTWIQSSEIKDKKVCLSVSASYEQALVDARKQIEREMERFKICEKETKTKAFSKEGLGQQPKTDPKEKAKAETRDWLNNVVSELESQIDNFEAEIEGLTVKKGKARPPRLVHLEESITRHKAHIMKLELILRLLDNDELSPEQVNDVKDFLDDYVERNQAYFDEFCDVDELYISLPLDKVEALEELVTIAPSSLVKATVSSTHQQTTSVQEPVEEPTSQESAVDTVAKTPPPKSSVISSSTATTPAGSHTHTASAPVNIPTHNLAGVSLGSPNLQGSSSVRVTESAGATISSPVSLSTSVKEEEIGSFPGRRSSPSLTDTGLGRGIGRGSLSSQPSSSIPINSGNVNPGSSTLGVVPSDMTKRNILGGDERVGSSGMVQPLVSPISNRMFLPTKADGTGSLDSSNVSDAAALAGRVFSPSGVSSMQWKTGAEPGQFRGRTEVAPDLREKYLQRLHQVQQGHSNMIQTLTGGNHKPFSAQQPNPLLQQFNSQNPSVPSQAGLGLGVQNSGIGPVTSSTLQQQQTSSIHQPSNPSVLVSSGTKESELGHAKVDEQQQQNLPDDSAVDSTAASSGIAKNLMNEDDMKAPYAIDSPTGVSGSLTEPAQGPRDIDLSPGQPLQANQSSGSLGVIGRRSVSDLGAIGDNITGSTAMSGALHDQSYNVQMLEAAYYKLPQPKDSERARSYNPRHPASTPPSYPQVQAPIVNNPAFWERLGLEPYGTDTLFFSFYYQQNTYQQYLAAKELKKQSWRYHRKYNTWFQRHEEPKVATDEYEQGTYVYFDFHIANDDLQHGWCQRIKTEFTFEYNYLEDELIV; encoded by the exons ATGGGAGCCAGTCGGAAGCTCCAGGGCGAGATCGACCGCGTTCTCAAAAAGGTCCAGGAAGGCGTTGATGTCTTTGACAGTATTTGGAATAag gTTTACGATACGGACAATGCTAATCAGAAGGAGAAGTTTGAAGCTGATTTGAAGAAGGAGATTAAGAAGTTACAAAGGTATAGAGATCAAATCAAGACTTGGATTCAGTCCAGTGAGATTAAGGATAAGAAGGTCTGTTTGTCT GTTAGTGCCTCTTATGAGCAGGCCCTCGTTGATGCTCGTAAACAAATCGAACGTGAAATGGAAAGATTTAAGATCTGTGAAAAGGAAACCAAAACTAAAGCATTTTCTAAAGAAGGGTTGGGACAACAACCTAAAACA GATCCGAAAGAGAAGGCTAAAGCAGAAACAAGGGATTGGTTAAACAATGTG GTTTCTGAGTTAGAATCACAGATTGACAACTTTGAAGCTGAGATTGAAGGACTCACTGTTAAGAAAGGAAAAGCAAGACCACCTAGATTG GTCCATTTAGAGGAATCTATTACTCGACACAAGGCTCATATTATGAAGTTAGAACTGATATTGAGACTGTTGGATAACGATGAATTGAGTCCAGAGCAGGTCAATGATGTTAAAGACTTCTTGGATGACTATGTGGAGCGTAACCAGGCAT ACTTTGATGAGTTCTGTGACGTTGATGAGCTTTATATTTCATTACCATTGGACAAGGTGGAGGCACTCGAAGAACTTGTCACAATTGCACCTTCTAGTCTTGTTAAG GCCACTGTATCTTCCACTCATCAGCAAACTACTTCTGTCCAAGAACCAGTTGAAGAGCCAACTTCCCAGGAGAGTGCCGTTGATACAGTCGCAAAAACTCCGCCTCCCAAAAGTAGTGTGATAAGTTCTTCAACTGCAACCACTCCAGCTGGAAGTCATACTCATACAGCTTCAGCACCTGTGAATATTCCAACTCATAATCTGGCTGGTGTTTCGCTTGGTTCTCCAAACCTGCAAGGTTCAAGTTCTGTTAGGGTTACTGAGAGTGCTGGGGCTACTATATCTTCTCCTGTAAGTTTATCTACATCTgtaaaggaagaagaaataggAAGCTTTCCTGGTCGCAGATCATCTCCATCTCTTACAGACACTGGACTTGGAAGGGGCATTGGTAGAGGCAGTCTTTCAAGCCAGCCTTCATCTAGCATCCCTATTAATTCTGGTAATGTAAATCCTGGTAGTAGCACCCTTGGTGTTGTCCCATCTGACATGACCAAGAGAAACATTTTGGGAGGTGATGAGAGAGTTGGGAGCAGTGGCATGGTGCAACCTCTTGTTTCCCCTATAAGTAATAGGATGTTCTTGCCTACAAAGGCTGATGGAACAGGCTCACTTGATTCTAGTAATGTTAGTGATGCTGCTGCATTAGCTGGCAGAGTTTTTTCCCCATCTGGTGTTTCTAGCATGCAATGGAAGACAGGAGCTGAACCA GGACAATTTCGTGGAAGAACTGAAGTTGCACCAGATCTGAGGGAGAAATATTTGCAGCGGCTCCATCAAGTGCAGCAAGGCCATAGTAACATGATTCAAACACTTACCGGAGGAAATCATAAGCCGTTTTCAGCACAACAGCCAAATCCACTGTTGCAACAG TTTAATTCTCAAAATCCATCTGTCCCCTCTCAAGCCGGTCTGGGACTTGGAGTTCAGAATTCAGGCATTGGACCTGTTACTTCTTCCACGCTGCAACAGCAGCAGACGAGTTCCATCCATCAACCATCTAATCCATCCGTGTTGGTTTCTAGTGGCACAAAAGAATCCG AACTTGGCCATGCAAAAGTTGATGAGCAGCAGCAACAGAATTTACCTGACGATTCAGCCGTTGATTCTACTGCTGCAAGTTCTGGGATTGCAAAGAATCTTATGAATGAGGATGACATGAAAGCTCCATATGCGATTGATTCTCCG ACAGGAGTTTCTGGCTCCTTAACAGAGCCAGCTCAAGGGCCAAGAGATATTGATCTCTCTCCTGGACAACCTTTACAGGCCAATCAATCTTCCGGTAGCTTAGGTGTTATTGGTAGAAGAAGCGTTTCTGATCTGGGTGCCATTGGTGACAATATTACCGGGTCAACTGCAATGTCCGGGGCATTGCATGACCAATCATATAATGTTCAGATGCTTGAAGCTGCTTATTACAAACTTCCACAACCCAAAGATTCTGAACGTGCAAGGAGTTATAATCCG AGACACCCCGCAAGTACTCCTCCAAGTTACCCTCAAGTACAGGCACCGATTGTTAACAATCCCGCGTTCTGGGAACGATTAGGTCTTGAACCTTATGGAACTGAcactcttttcttctctttttactATCAACAG AATACATATCAACAATATTTAGCCGCAAAAGAATTAAAGAAACAGTCGTGGAGATACCACAGAAAGTACAACACATGGTTTCAGCGACACGAGGAACCAAAAGTTGCTACAGATGAATATGAACAAGGAACATATGTCTACTTCGACTTCCATATTGCCAATGATGATTTACAACATGGATG GTGTCAGCGGATCAAGACAGAGTTCACCTTCGAGTATAATTATCTTGAAGATGAACTTATTGTATAG